A portion of the Hymenobacter gelipurpurascens genome contains these proteins:
- the rpoB gene encoding DNA-directed RNA polymerase subunit beta, translating to MDSLCIHFLTPHTLATPKATGLQKLQAADERINFAKIKKVIEYPDFLDVQVRSFMDFFQLETAAENRTDEGLFKVFAENFPISDSRENFVLTFLDYHVDPPKYSVDECIDRGLTYSVPLKAKLRLVCNDSDNEDFETIEQEVFLGNIPYMTEKGSFVINGAERVIVSQLHRSPGVFFAQSKHTNGTKLYSARIIPFKGSWIEFATDVNNVMYAYIDRKKKFPVTTLLRAIGYGTDKDILDLFGLSEEVKADKKNLKKAVGRKLAARVLRTWTEDFVDEDTGEVVSIDRNEVLLERDSTIEEEDIDVILNAGAKSVILHRENVNIADYAIIYNTLQKDNSNSEKEAVEQIYRQLRNTEAPDEETARDIIQKLFFSDKRYDLGDVGRYRINKKLGIDTGWDARVLTNEDIVLIVKYLIGLINSKAIVDDIDHLSNRRVRTVGEQLYAQFGVGLARMARTIKERMNVRDNEDFKPVDLINARTLSSVINSFFGTNQLSQFMDQTNPLAEVTHKRRVSALGPGGLSRERAGFEVRDVHYTHYGRLCTIETPEGPNIGLISSLCVHARVNSMGFIETPYRTVENGKVDTTEHVKYLTAEEEDTHHIAQANARIDDEGNFINELVKGRFEGDFPVVGPDEYSYMDVAPNQIVSVAASLIPFLEHDDANRALMGSNMQRQAVPLLKAEAPIVGTGLEGRVATDSRTLVVAEGDGVIDYVDANRIVVKYDLTEDDVLVSFDAEKISYDLIKFRRTNQDTCINLTPLVKNGERVVKGQVLCEGYGTNKGELALGRNMQVAFMPWQGYNFEDAIVISEKVVRDDIFTSIHIEEFELEVRETKRGEEELTSEIPNVSEEAVRNLDDNGIIRLGAEVKEGDILIGKITPKGETDPTPEEKLLRAIFGDKAGDVKDASLKAPPSLQGVVIGTKLFSRPKKDKNLRAKSKKEVEELKDSYAKELRGIKTVMIEKLIQLLEGKTSQGIKHKFGDEILTKGVKFGKKNITEALFPEKNPYKDESNYAVPEEVNMFKDLVLEGWTADARVNGMVLSLVKNYAKKRNTITARFKRDRFTLEVGDELPAGIVQLAKVYIAKKRKLKVGDKMAGRHGNKGVVARIVRDEDMPFLPDGTPMDIVLNPLGVPSRMNIGQIYETVLGWAGLKLGRTYATPIFDGATEEEVSKELTEAGLPTFGRAYLHDGLTGQRFDQPVTVGVIYMLKLGHLVDDKMHARSIGPYSLITQQPLGGKAQFGGQRFGEMEVWALEAFGASNVLQEILTVKSDDVVGRAKAYEAIVKGDVLPKPNIPESFNVLIHELRGLALEITLD from the coding sequence ATGGATTCTCTCTGTATCCATTTCCTAACCCCACATACATTGGCTACACCGAAAGCAACAGGTCTGCAAAAATTGCAGGCGGCTGACGAGCGGATCAACTTCGCCAAGATTAAAAAGGTTATTGAGTACCCGGATTTCCTGGACGTGCAGGTTCGCTCGTTCATGGATTTCTTCCAGTTGGAAACGGCTGCCGAGAACCGTACCGATGAGGGTCTGTTCAAAGTATTTGCCGAGAACTTTCCGATTTCGGACTCGCGCGAGAACTTCGTGCTAACCTTTCTCGACTATCACGTTGACCCTCCGAAGTACTCTGTAGACGAGTGCATCGACCGGGGACTGACGTATTCGGTACCACTGAAAGCTAAGTTGCGTCTGGTCTGCAATGACTCGGACAACGAAGATTTCGAAACGATTGAGCAGGAAGTGTTCTTGGGAAATATTCCCTACATGACCGAGAAGGGCTCGTTTGTTATCAACGGTGCTGAGCGCGTTATCGTGTCGCAGTTGCACCGTTCGCCGGGTGTATTCTTTGCTCAGAGCAAGCACACGAACGGTACTAAGCTGTATTCGGCTCGTATTATTCCGTTCAAAGGCTCGTGGATTGAATTTGCCACGGACGTGAACAACGTGATGTACGCCTACATTGACCGCAAGAAGAAATTCCCGGTTACTACGCTGCTTCGCGCTATCGGTTATGGTACTGACAAAGACATACTGGATCTGTTCGGTTTATCGGAGGAAGTAAAGGCTGATAAGAAGAATCTGAAGAAAGCAGTAGGCCGTAAGCTGGCTGCTCGGGTACTTCGTACGTGGACAGAAGACTTTGTGGACGAGGATACCGGTGAAGTAGTATCTATTGACCGGAACGAAGTTCTATTAGAGCGCGACTCTACAATTGAGGAGGAGGACATCGACGTGATCCTGAATGCCGGGGCCAAGTCGGTAATTCTGCACCGCGAGAACGTAAACATTGCTGACTACGCAATCATTTACAACACGCTGCAGAAGGACAACTCTAACTCGGAGAAAGAGGCCGTGGAGCAAATCTATCGTCAGCTTCGGAATACAGAAGCTCCTGACGAAGAGACGGCCCGCGACATTATCCAAAAGCTATTCTTCTCGGATAAGCGCTACGACCTTGGTGACGTAGGCCGCTACCGTATCAATAAAAAGCTGGGTATCGATACTGGTTGGGACGCCCGCGTTCTGACTAATGAGGACATTGTTCTCATCGTGAAATACCTAATCGGTCTGATCAACTCGAAGGCCATTGTCGATGACATTGACCACTTGAGCAACCGTCGTGTGCGCACGGTAGGGGAGCAGCTATATGCCCAGTTTGGCGTAGGTCTGGCCCGTATGGCGCGTACTATCAAGGAGCGCATGAACGTGCGCGACAACGAGGACTTCAAGCCAGTTGACCTGATCAATGCCCGTACGCTTTCGTCGGTAATCAACTCGTTCTTCGGTACGAACCAGTTGTCGCAGTTCATGGACCAGACCAACCCGCTGGCTGAGGTGACGCATAAGCGTCGCGTATCGGCACTGGGGCCAGGAGGTCTGTCGCGTGAGCGCGCTGGTTTCGAAGTACGTGACGTTCATTACACGCACTACGGTCGTCTTTGCACCATCGAAACGCCGGAAGGACCAAACATCGGTCTGATTTCGTCGCTTTGCGTGCATGCCCGTGTGAACTCAATGGGCTTCATTGAGACGCCATACCGTACGGTAGAGAACGGCAAAGTGGATACCACTGAGCACGTGAAATACCTGACGGCTGAGGAAGAAGACACTCACCACATCGCACAGGCCAACGCCCGCATTGATGATGAAGGTAACTTCATCAACGAACTGGTGAAAGGTCGTTTCGAAGGTGACTTCCCGGTTGTAGGTCCGGATGAATACAGCTACATGGACGTAGCCCCGAACCAGATTGTGTCGGTGGCTGCTTCGCTGATTCCGTTCCTGGAGCACGACGATGCTAACCGTGCCCTGATGGGTTCGAACATGCAACGTCAGGCAGTTCCGCTTTTGAAAGCTGAGGCGCCTATTGTAGGTACTGGCCTAGAAGGTCGTGTAGCTACTGACTCGCGTACTCTTGTAGTAGCAGAAGGTGACGGCGTGATTGACTACGTGGACGCTAACCGCATCGTCGTGAAATACGACCTGACGGAAGATGACGTGCTCGTAAGCTTCGACGCGGAGAAGATTTCTTATGATCTGATCAAGTTCCGTCGTACTAACCAGGACACCTGCATCAACCTGACGCCACTCGTTAAGAATGGTGAGCGAGTAGTGAAGGGCCAGGTTCTATGCGAAGGCTATGGCACCAACAAAGGTGAGCTGGCCCTGGGCCGGAACATGCAGGTGGCGTTCATGCCGTGGCAGGGCTACAACTTCGAGGATGCTATCGTAATCTCGGAGAAAGTAGTTCGCGACGACATCTTCACTTCGATTCACATAGAAGAGTTTGAACTGGAAGTACGTGAGACCAAGCGTGGCGAAGAAGAGCTGACCTCGGAAATTCCGAACGTGAGCGAAGAAGCCGTGCGTAACCTCGACGACAACGGTATCATCCGTCTGGGAGCTGAGGTGAAGGAAGGTGACATTCTGATTGGTAAGATCACGCCAAAAGGCGAGACCGACCCAACTCCGGAAGAGAAGCTGCTCCGCGCCATTTTCGGTGACAAAGCCGGCGATGTGAAGGATGCCTCACTTAAGGCGCCGCCATCATTACAGGGTGTTGTTATCGGTACTAAGCTGTTCTCGCGTCCGAAGAAAGACAAAAACCTACGGGCTAAGTCGAAGAAGGAAGTAGAAGAGCTAAAGGATTCTTATGCGAAAGAGCTTCGTGGTATCAAAACCGTGATGATCGAAAAGCTGATCCAACTGCTGGAAGGCAAAACTTCGCAGGGTATCAAGCATAAGTTTGGCGACGAAATCCTGACCAAGGGTGTGAAATTCGGGAAGAAGAACATCACGGAAGCGTTGTTCCCCGAAAAGAACCCTTATAAGGACGAGAGCAACTATGCCGTACCTGAGGAGGTGAACATGTTCAAAGACCTCGTGCTGGAAGGCTGGACAGCCGACGCCCGGGTGAACGGGATGGTGCTGAGCCTAGTGAAGAACTACGCCAAGAAGCGCAACACTATCACGGCCCGCTTCAAGCGCGACCGGTTCACGCTGGAAGTTGGTGACGAACTCCCCGCTGGTATCGTACAGCTGGCCAAAGTATATATCGCCAAGAAGCGCAAGCTGAAGGTGGGTGATAAAATGGCAGGCCGTCACGGTAACAAAGGTGTAGTAGCCCGCATCGTGCGCGATGAGGATATGCCTTTCCTGCCCGACGGTACTCCGATGGACATCGTGCTCAACCCGCTTGGTGTACCAAGCCGGATGAACATCGGTCAGATCTATGAGACGGTACTGGGCTGGGCTGGTCTCAAACTGGGCCGTACCTATGCTACCCCGATTTTCGACGGTGCTACCGAAGAGGAGGTATCGAAGGAGCTGACGGAAGCTGGCCTACCAACATTCGGTCGTGCTTACCTACACGACGGTCTGACTGGTCAGCGTTTCGATCAGCCTGTAACTGTTGGTGTGATTTACATGCTGAAGCTAGGCCACTTGGTTGATGACAAGATGCACGCCCGTTCAATCGGACCGTACTCGCTCATCACCCAGCAGCCGCTTGGTGGTAAAGCCCAGTTTGGTGGTCAGCGCTTCGGTGAGATGGAAGTGTGGGCTCTTGAGGCCTTCGGTGCTTCCAACGTCCTCCAGGAAATCCTAACGGTTAAGTCGGATGACGTGGTAGGCCGTGCCAAAGCGTACGAAGCCATTGTAAAAGGCGACGTACTGCCC
- the rplL gene encoding 50S ribosomal protein L7/L12: MADLKAFAEQLVSLTVKEVNELATILKDEYGIEPAAAAPVMMAGGGAAAADAPEEKTTFDVILKAAGGQKLAVVKLVKDLTGLGLKEAKELVDGAPKALKEGVAKDEAESLKKQLEEAGAEVEVK; this comes from the coding sequence ATGGCAGATTTGAAAGCATTCGCCGAGCAGCTCGTTAGCCTGACGGTAAAAGAAGTAAACGAACTGGCTACTATCCTGAAAGACGAGTATGGCATTGAGCCTGCTGCTGCTGCTCCGGTAATGATGGCTGGCGGTGGCGCTGCTGCTGCTGATGCTCCTGAGGAAAAAACCACGTTCGACGTGATCCTGAAGGCTGCTGGTGGTCAGAAACTGGCTGTTGTGAAATTGGTAAAAGACCTGACCGGTCTTGGCCTGAAAGAAGCCAAAGAGCTGGTTGACGGTGCTCCTAAGGCCCTGAAAGAAGGTGTTGCCAAAGACGAAGCTGAGTCGCTGAAAAAGCAACTGGAAGAAGCCGGCGCTGAAGTAGAAGTTAAGTAA
- the rplJ gene encoding 50S ribosomal protein L10, with protein sequence MIREDKQALVDELSEKFQSHNAFYIADASGMSVAKINEFRRLCFNRGMEFKVYKNTFIRKALDTLGTDTSEMDAALVGQSGILFSKESGNAPAKLLQDFYKAQNYGKNVEPRPALKGAYVDAGIYIGANQLSSLSTLKGKNELIGEVIGLLQSPAKNVISALSSGGTKLAGILKTLSEKEEVAG encoded by the coding sequence ATGATCCGGGAAGACAAACAAGCCCTCGTCGACGAGTTGAGCGAGAAGTTCCAATCGCACAACGCGTTCTACATTGCCGATGCTTCGGGAATGTCGGTGGCGAAAATCAACGAATTCCGTCGCCTGTGCTTCAACCGCGGCATGGAGTTCAAAGTTTACAAGAATACGTTCATCCGTAAGGCACTTGATACCCTCGGTACCGACACTTCGGAGATGGATGCTGCTCTTGTAGGCCAGTCGGGTATCCTGTTCTCAAAAGAGTCAGGTAATGCTCCGGCAAAACTGTTGCAAGACTTCTACAAGGCGCAGAACTACGGTAAGAACGTAGAACCCCGCCCTGCACTGAAAGGTGCTTATGTAGATGCTGGCATCTACATCGGTGCTAACCAGCTCAGCAGCCTCAGCACGCTGAAAGGCAAGAATGAGCTCATCGGTGAAGTTATCGGTCTGCTTCAGTCGCCTGCCAAAAATGTTATCTCTGCTCTGTCGAGCGGCGGTACCAAACTGGCTGGTATCCTCAAAACGCTTTCCGAAAAAGAAGAGGTTGCAGGCTAA
- the rplA gene encoding 50S ribosomal protein L1, with translation MAQVSKKRKEALAKHDLTEVRNLVEAAKVVKDITYTKFDASVDIDVRLGVDPRKADQMVRGVATLPHGTGKTVRVLALVTADKEAEATAAGADFVGLDDYIAKIEKGWTDIDVIITMPSVMAKVGRLGRVLGPRGLMPNPKSGTVTTDVAKAVQEVKAGKIDFKVDKTGIIHCSVGKVSFDDQKLAENAIEVIQTLIRLKPSSAKGTYIKSITLSSTMSPAVPVDTSVTSA, from the coding sequence ATGGCACAAGTAAGCAAAAAGCGCAAGGAAGCCCTTGCCAAGCATGACCTAACCGAAGTTCGGAATCTGGTAGAAGCTGCCAAAGTGGTAAAGGATATTACCTATACCAAATTTGATGCTTCTGTAGATATCGACGTTCGTTTAGGCGTGGATCCCCGTAAAGCTGACCAAATGGTTCGTGGCGTAGCAACGCTGCCCCATGGCACTGGCAAAACCGTTCGTGTTCTGGCCTTGGTTACCGCTGACAAAGAAGCCGAAGCTACTGCAGCAGGTGCTGATTTCGTTGGTCTGGATGACTATATCGCCAAGATCGAAAAGGGTTGGACTGACATTGACGTAATCATCACTATGCCATCAGTAATGGCTAAAGTTGGTCGTCTGGGTCGTGTACTTGGCCCACGTGGTTTGATGCCTAACCCTAAGTCGGGTACGGTAACAACCGATGTAGCTAAAGCTGTTCAAGAAGTGAAAGCTGGTAAAATCGACTTCAAAGTTGACAAGACTGGTATCATTCACTGTTCAGTTGGCAAAGTGTCGTTCGATGATCAGAAGCTTGCTGAAAACGCTATTGAAGTAATTCAGACGCTGATTCGTCTGAAGCCTTCTTCTGCTAAAGGCACGTACATCAAGAGCATCACGTTGTCGAGCACGATGTCGCCTGCCGTTCCGGTTGACACGTCGGTAACTTCCGCATAA
- the rplK gene encoding 50S ribosomal protein L11 — protein sequence MAKEIRGYLKLQIKGGAANPAPPVGPALGSKGLNIMEFCKQFNARTQDKAGQVCPVLITMYTDKSFDFVVKTPPVPVLLMEAAKLQSGSKEPNRNKVGSVSWDQVRTIAETKMPDLNAFKVESAMLQVAGTARSMGITVSGTSPFAE from the coding sequence ATGGCCAAGGAAATTAGAGGTTATCTGAAGCTTCAGATAAAGGGAGGCGCCGCGAACCCCGCGCCGCCGGTTGGACCTGCACTTGGTAGCAAAGGCCTTAACATCATGGAATTTTGCAAGCAGTTCAATGCTCGCACCCAAGATAAGGCCGGCCAAGTTTGTCCTGTACTCATCACCATGTACACCGACAAGTCATTCGACTTCGTTGTAAAAACTCCTCCGGTGCCAGTTCTCCTAATGGAGGCTGCTAAGCTTCAGAGCGGTTCAAAAGAGCCTAACCGTAACAAGGTTGGTTCTGTGTCATGGGACCAGGTACGCACCATCGCTGAGACGAAGATGCCAGACCTGAATGCTTTCAAAGTGGAGTCGGCAATGCTGCAGGTAGCCGGTACGGCTCGTAGCATGGGCATCACTGTGTCAGGCACTTCTCCTTTCGCTGAATAA
- the nusG gene encoding transcription termination/antitermination protein NusG: MGELKWYVVRSVSGQEKKAKTYLETEIGRHGLSDLVPQVLIPVEKVFEMRNGKKRVRERNLYPGYIIIHADLTHGEVDHIITSTPGVIGFLSDKEGKAANQNTKPVPLHISEVNRILGIVDEAEEQTATLETPFVVNELVKIVDGGFAGMSGTVSEVFEERKKLNVIVKIFGRSTPMELSYTQVEKES; this comes from the coding sequence ATGGGCGAATTAAAGTGGTATGTAGTCCGCTCAGTTAGCGGACAAGAGAAGAAAGCCAAAACTTACTTGGAAACAGAAATCGGCCGTCATGGTCTTTCTGATTTAGTGCCTCAGGTACTGATTCCGGTAGAGAAGGTGTTCGAAATGCGCAACGGCAAGAAGCGTGTACGCGAACGGAACCTGTATCCTGGCTACATCATCATCCATGCTGATCTGACCCACGGAGAAGTAGACCACATTATCACTAGCACACCTGGTGTAATCGGTTTCCTGAGTGATAAAGAAGGCAAGGCGGCCAATCAGAATACTAAGCCTGTTCCACTGCATATTTCAGAAGTGAACCGAATACTCGGTATCGTGGACGAAGCAGAAGAACAAACAGCTACTCTCGAAACTCCTTTCGTAGTAAACGAACTGGTAAAGATTGTAGATGGCGGTTTCGCCGGTATGTCGGGTACAGTTTCAGAGGTTTTCGAAGAGCGTAAAAAACTCAACGTTATCGTAAAAATATTTGGCCGTAGTACTCCAATGGAGCTCAGCTACACGCAGGTCGAAAAAGAATCATAA
- the secE gene encoding preprotein translocase subunit SecE — translation MSKLTNYFRETSEEMRYKVTWPSLEELQKSAGLVLLGSLLFAAVVGVMDVAFSKSLEAFYTSFR, via the coding sequence ATGAGTAAGCTGACAAACTATTTCCGCGAGACCTCTGAGGAGATGCGTTACAAAGTAACGTGGCCTTCTCTTGAAGAACTGCAAAAGAGTGCTGGCCTAGTATTACTAGGGTCTCTTCTGTTTGCTGCGGTAGTTGGCGTTATGGATGTGGCGTTCAGCAAAAGCCTAGAGGCGTTTTATACTTCGTTCCGGTAA
- the tuf gene encoding elongation factor Tu, whose amino-acid sequence MAKENFDRSKPHVNIGTIGHVDHGKTTLTAAITMVLANKGLAAKRDFSSIDNAPEEKERGITINTSHVEYATENRHYAHVDCPGHADYVKNMVTGAAQMDGAILVVAATDGPMPQTREHILLARQVGVPQLVVFMNKVDMVDDPELLELVEMEIRELLSFYDFDGDNIPVIQGSALGGLNGDANWVPKIEELMAAVDSYIPIPARLTDLPFLMPVEDVFSITGRGTVATGRIERGIINSGEQVEILGMGAENLKSTVTGVEMFRKILDRGEAGDNVGLLLRGIEKEAIRRGMVICKPGSVKPHQKFKAEVYVLSKEEGGRHTPFFNNYRPQFYFRTTDVTGIISLGEGVEMVMPGDNVTISVELINSVAMEKGLRFAIREGGRTVGAGQVTEILD is encoded by the coding sequence ATGGCCAAAGAAAATTTTGATCGTTCCAAGCCGCACGTGAACATCGGTACGATCGGGCACGTCGACCACGGCAAAACCACCCTGACCGCTGCAATCACCATGGTTCTGGCGAACAAAGGTCTGGCCGCTAAGCGTGACTTCTCGTCGATCGACAACGCTCCCGAAGAAAAAGAGCGTGGTATCACGATCAACACCTCGCACGTTGAGTACGCTACCGAAAACCGTCACTACGCTCACGTTGACTGCCCTGGTCACGCTGACTATGTGAAGAACATGGTGACGGGTGCTGCCCAGATGGACGGCGCTATCCTCGTGGTTGCTGCTACCGACGGTCCAATGCCCCAGACTCGTGAGCACATCCTGCTCGCTCGTCAGGTAGGTGTACCTCAGCTAGTAGTGTTCATGAACAAAGTGGACATGGTGGATGATCCCGAGCTGCTCGAGCTGGTGGAAATGGAAATCCGTGAGCTGCTCTCGTTCTACGACTTCGACGGCGACAACATTCCAGTTATCCAAGGCTCGGCTTTGGGTGGCTTGAACGGCGACGCTAACTGGGTTCCCAAGATTGAGGAGCTGATGGCTGCAGTTGATAGCTATATTCCAATTCCTGCTCGTCTGACTGACCTGCCCTTCCTGATGCCAGTAGAGGACGTGTTCTCTATCACGGGTCGTGGAACGGTTGCTACCGGCCGTATCGAGCGTGGTATCATCAACTCGGGTGAGCAAGTAGAAATCCTCGGTATGGGTGCTGAGAACCTCAAGTCGACCGTAACTGGTGTTGAGATGTTCCGCAAAATCCTTGACCGTGGTGAAGCTGGCGACAACGTAGGTCTTCTGCTCCGCGGTATTGAAAAAGAAGCCATCCGTCGTGGTATGGTTATTTGCAAGCCGGGTTCAGTTAAGCCTCACCAGAAGTTCAAAGCTGAGGTGTACGTGCTGTCGAAAGAAGAAGGTGGCCGTCACACGCCGTTCTTCAACAACTACCGTCCCCAGTTCTATTTCCGCACCACCGACGTAACCGGCATCATCTCGCTGGGCGAAGGCGTGGAAATGGTAATGCCTGGCGACAACGTAACTATCTCGGTTGAGTTGATCAACTCGGTAGCTATGGAGAAAGGTCTGCGTTTCGCTATCCGCGAAGGTGGCCGTACCGTAGGTGCTGGTCAGGTTACTGAAATCCTCGACTAG
- a CDS encoding M1 family metallopeptidase has protein sequence MKYPVLGALSLILTCYVMAPAQTVKPSGAATAKPAARKKTVAPAQAAPSSIPAQLPVPNWLPPTNPVQPAAAIVHDLLDTKLDVRFDWAKQWLLGTATLTVRPHFYPQSQLTLDAKGFDIKSVELVNGPSKKGKDLKFSYDKKRLNIALDRSYTRTELYQVRIQYIAKPNELPSTGGSEAITGDKGLYFINPLGTDKTKPRQVWTQGESEASSCWFPTIDKPNQRMTQEISITVESGLKTLSNGLLTSSQRNPDGTRTDVWKQILPAAPYLTMLAAGDFAVVADTWRNKTVNYYVDPSYQHTAKQIFGNTPAMMDFFSKKLGVDFPWEKYSQVAVHDFVSGAMENTSATTIQEQLVQFTNRELPDVTYETEAVIAHELFHQWFGDYVTSESWSNLPLNESFADYSELLWAEQKYGADAAGLVQQTKLRNYLQEAQTKREPLIRYRYANREDMFDRHSYDKGGRVLHMLRNQVGDEAFFAALNRYLTQNKFSASEIAKLRLAFEEVTGEDLMWFFDQWFMQRGHPELRVTHSYDNGQVALRVQQVQDTLFQPVFRLPVTVTTWANNQPTDHRIVVTKADQTFRLPAMQRPSLVKFDSDGILLAQIDEERTQEELVYQYYHARNYLQKYEAIDGLRSKTADLGVSALFRNALTDNFWAIRQAALEGLRRYKGSEGNAIRKEIQRVALNEKKGVVRATAIGTLASFPNEDFNEVYSAALRDSSYLVVGAAVDALAKAPTVATREYINALQDTKNAALLTALSNYYALNGTADQYQWFLNKSKDAPSEVLYTLLENFGTLMQRMPPIEREKGIQRLETLARTHPMYYVRLGAYKGLNELVGSMPVLKTTLQDIRAKEKDERLTSIYSLIQ, from the coding sequence ATGAAATATCCGGTCCTCGGTGCTCTCAGCCTGATTCTGACCTGTTATGTAATGGCTCCGGCTCAAACGGTTAAGCCGTCGGGCGCAGCTACTGCCAAACCAGCAGCCCGCAAAAAAACAGTCGCTCCTGCCCAGGCAGCTCCATCTTCGATACCCGCTCAGCTACCCGTTCCTAACTGGTTGCCTCCTACCAATCCTGTGCAACCGGCTGCTGCCATCGTTCATGATCTGCTGGATACCAAGCTGGATGTTCGCTTCGATTGGGCCAAGCAGTGGCTGCTAGGAACTGCTACCCTCACTGTAAGGCCTCACTTCTATCCTCAGTCACAGTTAACGCTCGATGCGAAAGGCTTTGACATAAAGAGCGTGGAGCTGGTAAACGGCCCCTCCAAAAAGGGCAAAGACCTTAAATTTAGCTACGATAAAAAGCGTCTGAACATCGCCCTAGATCGGTCTTACACCCGCACGGAGCTTTACCAAGTCCGCATTCAGTACATAGCAAAGCCTAATGAGTTGCCCTCTACTGGTGGCAGCGAGGCCATCACCGGCGACAAAGGGCTATACTTCATTAACCCGCTCGGTACCGATAAGACCAAACCCCGGCAAGTCTGGACACAAGGAGAATCGGAAGCTAGTTCGTGTTGGTTTCCAACTATTGACAAGCCCAACCAGCGGATGACGCAGGAAATCAGTATCACGGTAGAAAGTGGCCTAAAGACCCTTTCTAATGGCCTACTGACTTCTTCCCAGCGGAATCCGGATGGAACTCGCACCGATGTTTGGAAGCAAATCTTGCCAGCTGCGCCCTACCTAACCATGCTAGCCGCCGGCGACTTTGCCGTGGTTGCCGACACTTGGCGGAATAAAACGGTCAATTACTACGTCGATCCGTCATATCAGCACACAGCCAAGCAGATTTTTGGCAATACACCCGCCATGATGGACTTCTTCTCCAAGAAGCTTGGAGTTGATTTTCCTTGGGAAAAGTACTCGCAGGTGGCCGTGCACGACTTCGTGTCGGGGGCCATGGAAAATACCTCTGCAACTACAATTCAGGAACAATTGGTGCAGTTTACTAACCGCGAGCTGCCTGATGTCACCTACGAAACAGAAGCCGTAATTGCTCACGAGCTGTTCCACCAGTGGTTTGGCGACTATGTCACCTCGGAGTCATGGTCTAACCTGCCCTTGAACGAGTCGTTTGCTGACTATTCAGAACTTCTCTGGGCTGAGCAAAAGTATGGTGCCGATGCAGCTGGCCTAGTGCAACAAACCAAACTCCGCAATTACTTGCAGGAGGCCCAAACTAAGCGTGAGCCACTAATTCGGTACCGCTATGCCAATAGGGAGGATATGTTTGACCGTCACTCCTACGATAAAGGAGGGCGAGTGCTGCATATGCTGCGCAATCAAGTTGGCGATGAAGCCTTCTTCGCGGCGCTTAATCGCTACCTGACGCAAAACAAGTTTTCGGCTTCTGAAATAGCTAAGCTGCGTCTGGCTTTTGAGGAGGTCACTGGCGAAGACCTCATGTGGTTTTTCGACCAGTGGTTTATGCAGCGCGGCCACCCAGAGTTGCGCGTCACCCATAGCTACGACAACGGCCAGGTCGCTCTACGGGTACAACAAGTCCAAGACACGTTGTTCCAGCCCGTGTTTCGCCTGCCAGTCACCGTTACTACTTGGGCTAACAACCAGCCCACCGACCACCGTATAGTAGTAACGAAGGCCGACCAAACATTTCGTCTGCCTGCTATGCAGAGGCCTAGCTTGGTGAAGTTTGATAGTGATGGTATTCTGTTGGCCCAGATAGACGAAGAGCGTACCCAAGAAGAACTGGTTTACCAGTATTATCATGCCCGCAACTATTTGCAGAAATACGAAGCCATAGATGGCCTACGCAGCAAAACAGCTGACTTGGGTGTAAGCGCACTATTCCGAAATGCTCTGACTGATAACTTCTGGGCTATCCGGCAAGCTGCTCTGGAGGGCCTACGCCGGTACAAAGGCTCTGAAGGCAACGCCATTCGCAAGGAAATTCAGCGAGTAGCTCTGAATGAGAAAAAAGGAGTTGTTCGGGCTACGGCAATTGGCACTTTGGCTTCCTTCCCAAATGAAGATTTCAATGAAGTGTATTCTGCGGCGCTGCGAGATAGTTCTTATCTGGTAGTTGGAGCTGCAGTAGACGCCTTGGCAAAAGCCCCTACTGTAGCAACTCGCGAGTATATCAATGCCCTTCAGGATACCAAGAATGCGGCACTGCTAACGGCTCTCTCCAATTATTACGCGCTCAATGGCACTGCTGATCAGTACCAATGGTTCCTAAATAAGAGCAAAGATGCCCCAAGCGAAGTGTTGTACACCTTATTAGAAAACTTTGGCACCCTTATGCAGCGGATGCCGCCCATTGAGCGGGAAAAAGGAATACAACGGCTCGAAACGCTGGCACGTACCCATCCTATGTACTACGTGCGCTTGGGGGCCTACAAAGGGTTGAACGAATTAGTAGGGAGTATGCCAGTCCTGAAAACGACCCTGCAAGACATTAGAGCAAAGGAAAAGGACGAGCGACTGACTTCAATCTATAGCTTAATTCAGTAA